The proteins below are encoded in one region of Aquisphaera giovannonii:
- a CDS encoding FHA domain-containing protein, producing MSYQLVPAQPGPQPAISLQRPVLLIGRHPECDVRIPLPKISRRHCCVVLAYDRILIRDLGSRNGVRVNGQVVEEARLHPGDEIAIGPLIYRLTSESTQAARPAPPQAPPTPPLPPQLDESGLVPLDDS from the coding sequence ATGAGCTATCAGCTAGTCCCCGCGCAACCGGGGCCGCAGCCGGCCATCTCGCTCCAGAGGCCCGTGCTGCTCATCGGCCGACATCCGGAATGTGACGTCCGCATCCCGCTTCCCAAGATTTCCCGCCGCCATTGCTGCGTGGTCCTCGCCTACGACCGGATCCTCATCCGCGACCTCGGGAGTCGAAACGGGGTGAGGGTGAACGGCCAGGTCGTGGAGGAGGCGCGGCTCCATCCGGGCGACGAGATCGCCATCGGCCCGTTGATCTACCGCCTCACCTCCGAGTCCACCCAGGCAGCGAGGCCCGCGCCGCCCCAGGCCCCGCCGACGCCTCCACTCCCCCCCCAGCTGGACGAATCCGGCCTGGTCCCGCTCGACGATTCCTGA
- a CDS encoding FHA domain-containing protein encodes MTARLVALDEGPDILLDRAMVVVGRHPACDARLDSLRVSRHHCCMMQENGEVVVRDLGSTNGIRINGQRVEMGRLKANDELSIAHIRYRLDTGQGHDQTLADGGPYSPTPPPVAGPRIPVSGSGDSGRSGVNSLSDDPFPLSPVPPEENALAAAVRRILPSSVAEKCRIQVIVQMTGDPSSGNGTAAAPPSGPEAGPEPEKPTG; translated from the coding sequence ATGACCGCACGACTCGTGGCACTCGATGAAGGTCCGGATATCCTCCTGGACCGTGCCATGGTCGTCGTGGGTCGCCATCCCGCGTGCGACGCCCGCCTGGACTCCCTCCGTGTGTCACGCCATCATTGTTGCATGATGCAGGAGAACGGCGAAGTTGTTGTTAGAGACCTTGGTAGCACGAATGGTATTCGAATAAACGGCCAGCGTGTGGAAATGGGTCGATTAAAAGCAAATGATGAGCTTTCTATAGCGCATATCCGCTATCGCCTGGACACGGGGCAGGGGCACGACCAGACCCTCGCGGATGGAGGGCCCTATTCGCCGACGCCCCCGCCGGTCGCCGGACCCCGGATACCGGTCTCGGGTTCGGGGGATTCGGGTCGCAGCGGCGTGAACTCGCTCTCGGATGATCCGTTCCCGCTCAGCCCCGTGCCCCCCGAAGAGAATGCCCTGGCGGCCGCCGTGCGCAGGATCCTTCCCTCGTCCGTCGCCGAGAAGTGCCGGATCCAGGTGATCGTGCAGATGACGGGCGATCCGTCGTCCGGGAACGGCACGGCCGCGGCGCCCCCGTCCGGGCCGGAGGCGGGGCCCGAGCCGGAGAAGCCGACGGGATGA